From a single Gimesia fumaroli genomic region:
- the bfr gene encoding bacterioferritin gives MKGSQKIIDALNDGLTIELTAINLYFISSKMCKDWGFDKLAKHFYDESIEEMKHAEQVIDRILYLDGVPEIARYDVIQVGKTAEEQIRNSLALETKGVATYNGAIELCHQEKDAGSRELMDQMVVESEESIDWCESQLELITQVGIQNYLAEQIRE, from the coding sequence ATGAAGGGTAGCCAGAAAATCATCGATGCCTTGAACGATGGACTCACTATCGAACTGACGGCAATCAACCTGTATTTCATCTCATCAAAGATGTGCAAAGACTGGGGCTTCGACAAACTGGCCAAGCATTTCTACGATGAATCCATTGAAGAAATGAAACACGCAGAGCAAGTCATTGACCGGATCCTCTACCTGGATGGCGTCCCGGAAATTGCCCGTTATGATGTGATTCAAGTCGGAAAAACCGCAGAAGAACAAATCCGCAACAGCCTCGCTTTGGAAACCAAAGGGGTCGCCACCTATAACGGAGCTATCGAACTCTGCCATCAGGAAAAAGACGCCGGCAGCCGGGAATTGATGGACCAGATGGTTGTAGAATCCGAAGAAAGCATTGACTGGTGTGAATCACAGCTTGAACTGATTACCCAGGTCGGTATCCAGAACTACCTCGCTGAGCAGATCAGAGAGTAA
- a CDS encoding 3-keto-disaccharide hydrolase, with product MKSASVLLLCSCLFLNLCLQDALSAEKTKAQGKWITLFNGKDLDDWTVKIRGYDAGDNFGNTFRVEDGLLKVGYDQYDEFAEKFGHLFYKDSFSNYIIRVEYRFTGEQSKGGPGWAFRNSGIMVHGQSPESMSKDQKFPVSIEVQLLGGKGTGKRPTANLCTPGTHVVMDGKLFKPHCINSSSKTYHGDQWVTAEVEVRGNKIIKHIIDGETVLSYTKPQLDDQDADAKKLIEKGSPIMLDKGTISLQSESHPIEFRKVELMKLAP from the coding sequence GTGAAATCAGCATCCGTCCTGCTACTTTGTTCGTGTCTGTTTCTGAATCTCTGCCTGCAGGATGCACTGTCAGCAGAAAAAACCAAAGCACAAGGTAAATGGATCACCTTGTTCAACGGAAAAGATCTCGACGACTGGACCGTCAAAATTCGCGGCTACGATGCAGGAGACAATTTCGGCAACACGTTTCGCGTAGAAGATGGTCTTCTGAAAGTCGGCTACGACCAATACGATGAGTTCGCCGAAAAGTTCGGGCACCTGTTCTATAAAGACTCCTTTTCCAATTACATCATCCGCGTTGAATATCGCTTCACAGGAGAACAATCAAAGGGCGGTCCCGGCTGGGCATTTCGTAACAGCGGAATCATGGTCCATGGACAAAGCCCCGAAAGCATGTCAAAAGATCAGAAGTTTCCCGTTTCTATTGAAGTCCAGTTACTGGGAGGCAAAGGCACCGGAAAACGCCCCACAGCAAACCTGTGTACTCCAGGCACACATGTCGTAATGGACGGAAAACTGTTTAAGCCACACTGCATCAACTCCAGCTCCAAAACATATCATGGCGACCAGTGGGTAACCGCCGAGGTCGAAGTGCGTGGAAACAAAATCATCAAACACATCATCGATGGGGAAACCGTACTCTCATATACGAAACCACAACTGGACGATCAGGATGCAGACGCCAAAAAGCTCATCGAAAAGGGATCACCAATCATGTTGGACAAAGGAACGATTTCCCTCCAGTCCGAAAGCCATCCGATCGAATTTCGCAAAGTAGAACTCATGAAGCTGGCACCTTGA
- a CDS encoding cold-shock protein: MATGTIKKITEKGFGFINDGQQDIFFHLSSLDGITFDQLVEGQTVEFETEKSDRGLRAVRVTTSE; this comes from the coding sequence ATGGCCACTGGAACAATCAAAAAAATTACTGAAAAAGGGTTTGGCTTCATCAACGATGGTCAACAGGATATCTTTTTTCATCTCTCTTCACTGGATGGCATCACATTCGATCAACTGGTTGAAGGTCAAACTGTCGAGTTTGAAACCGAGAAGAGTGATCGAGGCCTGCGTGCAGTTC